The uncultured Methanolobus sp. sequence ATTTCCCCACTTTTCGGGATTTCAGGCACAGAATAGGTAGCGGAAATAATTGAAATTCCCTTCTCTGTTTTATATTCACTGATAACTTGATTTCTAATAGAATCCAGATCTTCCAGTGAAAGAGAGGTTGAAAAATTTACAGAGATGCATGCATATTTCATATCCCCATATGAGTTAACAACACAGTCCTTCAGTTCCGTGGTTTCAGAACTAGTAGCTGTTGCCGGCAACATACTCACTGTCAGAAGAACAGCTAACATCAGAGCATATATAATTCTATTTCATGCGTCATCGGTTAAGAGAAGAATCGTGATAAATAGCATGTAGTTTCATAACTTCATCAAAAACATACCAGTGATAAAACCAGTAGTATGAGATTACTTAACAGTTAAATTCTGTAAGTTAAGGTAGTTGTTATTGTCCAAAAACATTAGCAATAAGTAAATAAAACTCCTTAACCGAAGACACATGAATTCTATTTTTGTTCATTATTATTACCTCTTAGCTGTTCACAAAAAGCAATGGCACACAATTTTAAAGTAAACTAGAACAAACATGCGTTTGCCTCCGGGCGCCAAGAGGTTCAAGCACACCCCATAAAAATAAAGATAGAAACTCACCATATATTTATGATGTTTTATGAATAAATAAACTTGATAGAATTTAAGAATTATGGCCAAATATCCAACTGGGAAATTGTTGACAACATACTAATGAAATAAAACGAAAACCAAATTAAATATATAAGATTGATGTTTTGTAAAAGAATATGGATGAAACAATAATAAATTCACTTCTTTTGATAGGAGTGGGTACTCTTGATCTGTATTATGCTACAAAATTCCTAAAAGACCCTGAGTATGTACAAAAATATGTAGAAACAAGCTCAAAAGCATATCTCTGGAAAAAAGCATTTGGTCCTGAAAAAACAACCAAACTCATAAAAAGTTTTTTGGCCCCATTAGTGACTGTACTGGGTATCGTGTTCATATACCTAGGACTTCGGATATATTGAATATATTACATGTGAGGTTTTTAATCGGCTGTTTTTCTTTTCTTACCCAACCAGTTTCTTCGCAATCTCCGCAACATGCCTGCCCTGAAACCTCGCAATTGCAAGTTCATTCTCGCTGGGATGCCTGGTATCAGGACCGTTGCCTGCAATTGTAGAAGCACCATAAGGACTTCCACCTGTAATCTCATCAAGGGTTGTCTGTCTTGTTTCGGAATACGGCACACCTACTATAACCATTCCATGGTGCAGCAGTGTTGTATGGAAACTCAGTATTGTGGATTCCTGTCCACCATGCTGTGTGCTGCTGGAGGTGAAAACACTTCCCACTTTCCCGACAAGTGCACCTTTAGCCCAGATGCCACCGGTCATATCAAGAAAAGCACGCATCTGTGCAGCCATCATTCCAAACCTTGTCGGTGTTCCGAAGATGATTGCATCTGCTTCAGCAAGATTGTCAACTGTTGCAACAGGGATGTGTTCAAAACTCTTTTTGGATTCACTTGCCCCCATCTTTTCTAAGATTTCCGGGGTGAATGTTTCCTGAATCTGGAAAACTCCCACATCCGCACCTTCCACTTCCCTTGCGCCTTCAGCTACTGCTTCTGCCATGCTATAATTATGTCCGTACAAACTGTAAAATATCACATTTATTTTCATCATTCCCACCTTTAAAAATTTCTCTTTTAAAACAATTGAAGTGATAGATTATGTGTTAATGACATCATAAGTATTTTTCCAGACATTTATCCAAAGCAATTACTATAAATAGCATATGTTAGATATAGATATCATAATGTTATATAAATTACATTTTATGTTAGAATTAATTAAAGCTAATCAAAACTAAAAATAAAGGAAAAATCATGGCAAAAATTGAAAAATACACAAAAATAAGCTACACAATTGCTTTAATACTGATATTAATAGGCATATTCATGGTTGCGTTTCAGGAACAATACCAGGCTTTTGGGACCGGATTCATAAATATAGGATCTGTTATAATAGTTATGACCTTCATTAAAGCAAGAAGATACCGCAACGGGCCTGCTAAAGATGAAAGAACAATCAAGATAGGTGCTTACGGACTTTCATATTCATGGTTAATAACGCTCATTCTGATATCCCTGCTATTCTGGGTGGAAGAATTTGAAATTGTACAGTTAACAGTGAAAGAAGTACTGGCAATTCTTATGATAACAATGATAGTAACCGCAAAAGGCATCCAATGGTATCTTTTCAGAAAAGGAGATATCGAATAAGAACAAAAGTCAGGACTGATAGGATGAAAACAAGAATCAAGGAACTTCGGGCCAGATACGACCTGACCCAGGAGGACCTTGCCAAAAAAGTGGGTGCCCGGAGGGAAACTATCGGTTTTCTGGAAAAAGGGAAATATAATCCCTCACTAAAACTTGCATATAAAGTAGCAACGGCACTTGAAACTACGATTGACGAGCTATTCATATTTGATGAAACAGACCTTGAGTGACAAAGGAAGATAAGCATGGAAGCAAAAACTAAAGTATGGCTTGCAGAGGATGGAAAACCTATTATTGGCGGAGGAAAAGTTAAACTTCTTAAAGCTATTGACGAGGAAAGATCGCTTAGGAAAGCCTGTATGAAAGTAGATATATCCTACAAGCATGCATGGAATGTCCTCAACAAGATGAGCGAGAGGCTGGGGAAGGATGTTGTCACAACTGTTCGGGGCGGAAAGAATCAGGGAACATTCCTTACCGATGAAGGACGAAGGCTAATTAAGGAATATGAAATGAACAGGAAATTCATCAACAATACAATGGAAGATGAAGGTTCCTGGGAAAGTCTGGGACTTGCTATTTCGGCACGAAATAAAATCCCTGCAAAAGTGGTCAGTGTGGAGAAGGATGGACTTGTGGCAAAAATCAGACTGGAAATAGATCCGTCGACACTCACATCAATTATAACATCAGAAGCGGTTGAGCGACTAGATATAAAAGAAGGTGATGACGTGTTTGCAATAGTCAAGTCAACGGAAGTGCTTATTGGAAAAAATAAAAATAAGCAAGTAGAAACTCCGGATTAAAGAAACAAACCTTCAAAAACCGTATATACATTCAATACTTATATACTAACGCTCAAAAGTTAATCATACAAATTAAATCTGCAACAAAAAGTCGATACTTGTTGTTCCATTTGGGAAGTAATCATGAGAAATAAAGATGATTTTTCGTGGGAGAACGGCAAAATCAAAAACGGTGACACACTGGGAAGGATAGTAGCAATTCCTCCCCGGGACGATTTGGAGCCGGAATCTTTCTACGAAAAAAGCAAAGAACAGATATATGAAGAGAAGGCAGACATGGTAGCTGACGAGTTCAAGGAAAAAATGACAGAGATACTGTCAAGAGAACTCTTCCGAAGGCACTAAAAATCAGCATTTTTTCTGTTTTCTTTGTTTGTAGATACCATTGATGATAAAAGGAATCAACACTAGTGCAAACCCTGTTTTTATCCAGGGAGCAAGCACCTCGCTTGTACTTCCTGCAATAGACGATGCTTCAATGCCAAGTCTGAAATAGATAGTGTCCAGCAGTAAACCAAATGCAAGAGAACATACTGCAATCATAGAAAGATATATTGCTGCGCTTCTTTTACCCAGAAATTTTGTAACCATTGTAATAGTTGCCGCATTGGTTGCAGGGCCTGCAAGAAGAAATACAAATGCAGTACCCGGACTCATTCCCTTTGCCACCAGGGCAGCAGCAAGAGGAGTTGAGGCTGTGGCACATATATAAAGCGGAATACCTACTACCAGCATGAGCAGCATAGAGAAAACTCCACCTCCAAGGTAATCACCTACCACCTCATCGGGTATTGCAAAAGAGATTGCTCCTGCTACCAGTATACCTACGATGAGCCATCCTGAAATATCCCCCAGCAGTTCTACAAAAGAATATCTCAAAGATTCCTTTATTTTGGTTAATGCCGAAGCATCCTCAACTGTTGCCGTACCCGAACTGCATGAGCAGGAGGAATCACTGCATGAAAGTGCCTGCATCAAAGCAATTGAACCGCGATCATATGACAGAAGGGTCTTTTTGGAAACTTTTCTTTCACCAATTCTCTCGCCAATGATATTTTCTGCAACTCCGGTAAACAAAGCAGTTGTCATACTTGCTATCGGACGAAAAACGGTCATTATCGGATCAAGCAGGGCATAAGTTATGGCAATTGAGTCTACACCAGTTTCCGGCGTGGATATAAGGAACGAAAGTGTTGCACCCTTGGTAGCTCCCCGGTTCTTTAACGAAAGCGCGGTTGGAACCACACCGCATGAGCACAACGGCAATGGGATTCCTATCAGTGAAGCATTGAAAGCTGATCTGAACTTACCTGCGGATTTCCCCAGGTACTTGAGAATTTTTTCATCCGGAACAAGTGCGTGCAATAGTCCGGCAACTGCAAATCCGAGGAAAAGATACGGTGCTGCCTCTTCCAGCAGTTCCCATGACTCTGCAAGAATTCCATATATGAGAGAGAAAATTGAATCGATCAGTGCCATTATTTATTCTCCTCCACGTGTTCACGGCACATAGACATGAGCAATTCAACGTGCTCATCCGCAATGTAATAAACAGCAAATTTCCCTTCTTTCCTGACCCTTACAAGATCAAGTTGCCTCAGGTTTTTCAGACTATGGGATATTGCAGACTGACTGATTCCCAGAGCACCTTCGATCGCTTTGACACAGAGATCACCCTGAAGCAAAAGGAATAATATCTTCAGGCGGGTTGTGCACTGGAGTGCATTGAATATCCTGCACATTGAAGAGATAGACTCTTCAGAAGGGAGATTACCGGACCTGTCTTCGAGGCTTCCCAGATCAGCGCAGATATGTTCCGAATTATCCATGAACATATGAACACATGCTCATATATTAATGTGACCCTTATTCAAAATATCAGGCATGATATAGCCAGAATAAAATAAAGAACAAACAGACAATAATCCCTGTTTCTGAAATTCAATGCATGGATTGAACTGCGGCCCTGACCTGTATAGCAACGACTCTCCATTGCCAGAGCAACTTCATCCACCGACCTGAGTGAAATTCTTACAAGCGGCACCACAAGGGACAAAATTGCTTTTACGGGTTCTTTTCTGGTATCCAGACCCCTTGATAATTGTGCATCCCGCAAATCCTTGAAATTATCATACATCATTGGTACAAAATAAAGTGACAGAGACATCATCATTGCAATGTCATGCGAAGATACTCCGATATACCTGAGTGGTATAGGCCTGAGAAGTCTTTCAATGCCAGTGGTTATTCCGGAAGGTGAAGTTGTGGCTGTGATAAGAGCAGCAAAAATAATCAGGAAAATGAATTTCAATGTGACTATGCTACCAAGCAACAGCCCTTCATAAGTTCCAGTTATCAGATTCAGATCCAATATGGAAGTGCCTTCTGTAAAGAAGAATTGCATCAAAAAAATCAATGAAAAAAAAGGAATAATCGGGCGCAGGGACCGCACGAAATGAATAAACGGAAGCCTGCAGATTAGCACAAGTGTTGTAAACAAAATCCCAACTAATGCCATTGCTTCAAAAGATGAAACATTAAGAATACAGATGCTGAGTACCATAAGTCCGATGATCTTGGTTCTTGGGTCGAGTCTGTGAAGTAAAGATTTTCCGGGGATGAAAGACAGGAATAGATCATTCATTCTTATTCAATCCTCTTGATTCCATCACTCTTGCTATTTCATCAAAAGCTTCATCCACCGAAAAAATATCAGTGGCTACATCAAAACCACAGTTTTTCATCTCTTCCATAAGGGAAAAAATTGCCGGAACTGGCGAAGAAACTGAACTGAGATACTCTTTCGGACTTCCGGTAAAAGCATTACTGCCATTTTTTAATAGAACCACTTTATCAGCAAACGGCAGGAAATCATCAATCTGGTGCGAAACTACAATCACTGATATACCCGAACTATGGAGTTTTTTCAGAGTTGAGAAAAGTGATGCCTTGTTTTC is a genomic window containing:
- the wrbA gene encoding NAD(P)H:quinone oxidoreductase translates to MMKINVIFYSLYGHNYSMAEAVAEGAREVEGADVGVFQIQETFTPEILEKMGASESKKSFEHIPVATVDNLAEADAIIFGTPTRFGMMAAQMRAFLDMTGGIWAKGALVGKVGSVFTSSSTQHGGQESTILSFHTTLLHHGMVIVGVPYSETRQTTLDEITGGSPYGASTIAGNGPDTRHPSENELAIARFQGRHVAEIAKKLVG
- a CDS encoding SO_0444 family Cu/Zn efflux transporter: MALIDSIFSLIYGILAESWELLEEAAPYLFLGFAVAGLLHALVPDEKILKYLGKSAGKFRSAFNASLIGIPLPLCSCGVVPTALSLKNRGATKGATLSFLISTPETGVDSIAITYALLDPIMTVFRPIASMTTALFTGVAENIIGERIGERKVSKKTLLSYDRGSIALMQALSCSDSSCSCSSGTATVEDASALTKIKESLRYSFVELLGDISGWLIVGILVAGAISFAIPDEVVGDYLGGGVFSMLLMLVVGIPLYICATASTPLAAALVAKGMSPGTAFVFLLAGPATNAATITMVTKFLGKRSAAIYLSMIAVCSLAFGLLLDTIYFRLGIEASSIAGSTSEVLAPWIKTGFALVLIPFIINGIYKQRKQKKC
- a CDS encoding metalloregulator ArsR/SmtB family transcription factor; this encodes MDNSEHICADLGSLEDRSGNLPSEESISSMCRIFNALQCTTRLKILFLLLQGDLCVKAIEGALGISQSAISHSLKNLRQLDLVRVRKEGKFAVYYIADEHVELLMSMCREHVEENK
- a CDS encoding energy-coupling factor transporter transmembrane protein EcfT, whose protein sequence is MNDLFLSFIPGKSLLHRLDPRTKIIGLMVLSICILNVSSFEAMALVGILFTTLVLICRLPFIHFVRSLRPIIPFFSLIFLMQFFFTEGTSILDLNLITGTYEGLLLGSIVTLKFIFLIIFAALITATTSPSGITTGIERLLRPIPLRYIGVSSHDIAMMMSLSLYFVPMMYDNFKDLRDAQLSRGLDTRKEPVKAILSLVVPLVRISLRSVDEVALAMESRCYTGQGRSSIHALNFRNRDYCLFVLYFILAISCLIF
- a CDS encoding molybdenum-dependent transcriptional regulator: MEAKTKVWLAEDGKPIIGGGKVKLLKAIDEERSLRKACMKVDISYKHAWNVLNKMSERLGKDVVTTVRGGKNQGTFLTDEGRRLIKEYEMNRKFINNTMEDEGSWESLGLAISARNKIPAKVVSVEKDGLVAKIRLEIDPSTLTSIITSEAVERLDIKEGDDVFAIVKSTEVLIGKNKNKQVETPD
- a CDS encoding helix-turn-helix transcriptional regulator, with protein sequence MKTRIKELRARYDLTQEDLAKKVGARRETIGFLEKGKYNPSLKLAYKVATALETTIDELFIFDETDLE